In Gigantopelta aegis isolate Gae_Host chromosome 2, Gae_host_genome, whole genome shotgun sequence, the sequence GCGTGAGGGTGTCCCCGTGTTCAAGAAAGGTCGACTAAGTTAGGCTACAGTCCTTCGTGTGAGGGTGTCCCCGTGTTCAAGAAAGGTCGACTAAGTTAGGCTACAGTCCTTCGCGTGAGGGTGTCCCCGTGTTCAAGAAAGGTCGACTAAGTTAGGCTACAGTCCTTCGCGTGAGGGTGTCCCCGTGTTCAAGAAAGGTCGACTAAGTTAGGCTACAGTCCTTCGCGTGAGGGTGTCCCCGTGTTCAAGAAAGGTCGACTAAGTTAGGCTACAGTCCTTCGCGTGAGGGTGTCCCCGTGTTCAAGAAAGGTCGACTAAGTTAGGCTACAGTCCTTCGCGTGAGGGTGTCCCCGTGTTCAAGAAAGGTCGACTAAGTTAGGCTACAGTCCTTCGCGTGAGGGTGTCCCCGTGTTCAAGAAAGGTCGACTAAGTTAGGCTACAGTCCTTCGCGTGAGGGTTTCCCCGTGTTCAAGAAAGGTCGACTAAGTTAGGCTACAATCCTTCGCGTGAAGGTGTCCCCGTGTTCAAGAAAGGTCGACTAAGTTACTCTTCAAGAAAACAAGAAGTAAACCATTAGGCATAACAAAATTGTGAGAGTAGACATAATTTTGGTAACCCGGCAGTAACTCGGGAAATTACTTCATTAACCACGCCCTCTGCCGCCAAAAAGAGAACCATAATTTAGAGTTAGAGAAGTAAAACGGCAGTACCTTCCAAACTATAAAccacataataataacaacgtactactcaaaatgtttgtattgatCTActcaataaaacataataatttatatgcaAATCCGTGAGATAATTATGCCATCAGAGAACAAAAAGTCACACAATTATGCacggcgcagacgagcgttttttaacgcatgcgttTTGCGTTTAAAAAAACGCATCCGTACGAACGCAGTAAAAACGCATCGTGTGGGACCCCCTCTGCGTTGCGTTTCTTAGCGCTGCGTcaatttttcaaatatcaaacatgttcgattttagacgcacaaacgcatccgtctcctgccgcatccgtctaaaaacgcacgtgtgcgcctacttgcgtctacgttgcgttcacatttttatattgaccaatcatctgTCTATTCAGTAACATGCCTTTCAAAATGGCCTCTCCAGCTGACagtttaacaattaacaattaatggtttcagtgatgaatagaactgtgaaaacagacccgaccattaaaaaatgactaacatgtaaatgtttcaacacaaataatttccaactgcttatctttgaaacaaagactaggcatgtatatgacatttctaaatagatgaaattaaaaaatagaaattattgcattcattgtactatgcccctgcgcgtgctgtaacctcaccgtggtgcaggggtgtaacattctctttgagaatggccaatacagcacaaattgaaattttgagtaaaattcagtatctatctgtgatatttgcatttttagacagttctttacactgtgtttttatttaaatcttttaatattgatgttgatcatcatttggttgcatttaccatattttgacacccaatagccgatgtatttttcgtgctggggtgtcgttaaacattcattcattcattgtactatgcctaataataataattaaaacaaaaaattgtgaaataagaaagatttatatcgtaatagtatattgtacataatgttttaaataaagtttattatgttttaaaatgtattaataaattacatttaatctttgttatttttcctagagtaaagtataaattaattaattaattaataaaagaaatcgtcaGTGGATCGCAGTAACGCATCACAGGTAGGCGCACACGAGACGCATCCGTCTGAGCTGAGtctgcgttttttaacgcagacgcatgcgttaaaaaacgctcgtctgcgccgggcattatAATTATGAACAAATTTTGAACTTTATCCACCACAGATTCAATTATAGGAATCTGTGGAGTGAATGTATACTCAGAGTGTTTGAATTCTGGAAGGAAGATGATTTAAGAGAATTTGGTTTGCATAATATAATGGAGGCTTAACACTAAATGAATGTTATTTTCTgaatatggattttttttttccaaccaCTGTAGTTGGAAACCTAATTAACATACATTTTGGTACACATAGCCTACACTTTAGGAAATAACTTTatcataaaaaaatgtttctgatAATGTTTTCTGTTAATGATTTACTTTTCCTCCATCCCCTAAATTATGGTTCTGTTTTTGCCACAGAAGGCGtggctaatgacgtcatttgcaAAGTTACTGCCGGGTTACCAAATATCTACCCTCACTTTTTATTAAGGCCCAATGGTTTAATTACTTCTTCATTTTGAAGACTAACTTTGTGGACCTTTTAAGCACACGGGGTCCCCCTCAGCCTATGGAGTgacactttctacgtccgatTCAGACCAAAATGTGTGATGATTGTCAAAAATGTAGGCCTACCAAACATCATAGATTATGGGAACACATTTTAGAATGTGTGGGCATATTATCATTCATggaacaaaaactaaaatattcaaaacaagCCGTCCGATCACGTGATGAACACGATTCCAACATTAATTTCACTGAGATTGATATTCACAAATATCAGTTGAGGTTTCATAAATAACTGTATACCATATTGCAACATATAGTCTTCTTCCTGAAGTGTTAACGCTTTTGACAAGTTCATTCCCACAATACATCACGCACTTGTGCAAACCACATAACTCTGAAGTAGTCTGTcgtggtatgttttgttttttgatgaAAACGTAAAAAGCAGTGTACATCTTACATTTCACTTTCGatgtttaacttttaaaaagtgaaaaacaaaaataaattgacgTCTATTGATATATCACAATAATTAAAGATGGCGGATGTAGGTTTCCTCCCCTGGCCACGCCATTGCCGGCGTAATACTCCTTTCAAGATCGGTCGTCCCTGGACCCGTCAACCCGTTGTCAGGGTGATTAACGCAGAAAAAACTCCGCTTGTCATAGCAACAAATGCCTGAATTTCAGGTTAAGTTCCATTTGGCTTTCTTTGCACGATTTGGTCTTTTTCGATGTCTTGTGACAGCAACCTCATTTGGCTTTTTATCTGCAATACATGAAAAAAAGTGTTtctgtttaataaaataacacccCTAAGAAAATGAAACAGTTAAAAGtcatgttttgtttgacaacaccactagagcacattgatttgttaatcgtcggcttttgaatgtcaaacgttcggtaattttgacaggaaGTCTTCAGAGGAGACAcacaatgtttccattagcagcaattaagggatcttttatatgcactttcccacagacaggacaacacataccacggactttacTATACATGTCATGATGCACTCGTTGGGTTGAGggaaaacatacacacacgcacgcgcgctaGGTACAATCCTGTCTCAACAGTTGGCTAAACCTTTAGGCATCtgtcagtggtcccattgggctatttctcgttccagccattacGAGATccgcaactggtataccaaaagccgtggtatgtactatcctgcgtgtaggatggtgcatataaaaatatcttttgctgctgatcgaaaagagtggctCATGTCCATGGCCACTAATTGTTGGCAGTGGGTGTCCTCTTTAATTATCGTTGTAGTCCTTAGCCATAATattatgtcagacgccatataaccgtaattaaaatgtgttatgcatcgttaaattaaacatttctttttctgttaTAATACGTTACTTGCATGCCAGACATTCccggggcgggatgtagaccagtggtaaagcgctcgcttgatgcgtggtcggtttagggtcGATCTCCATCGATagtctcattgggctatttctcgttgctgCCAGTGTACTACGAATGGTAtgtcaaataccgtggtatgttctgtcctgtctgggggatggtgcatataaaagatatcatgctactaatgaaaaaatttagcgggtttcttttcgaagactatacattaaaattaccaaatgtttgacatccaatagccgataattaataaatcaatgtgctctaaaaatgtacaaatttgagttttcataatttcatacatgaaaaattaacaatgttaatggaaactaaagacactaacccactattggcacatgctatttttaaaattaaaataaattgctattaaaatcttagttcaggttgcctatatataataccatatttaagggcagttgtatatggcaagtgcATGAACCAtgcaaaaagaaattattgaaatctttacagtatgaattataggccaaaaacaacttttcctcggtgctaactttgattcaaactccattcagagccaagTACAGTGAATATTGTCAaagtcaaggtcattgtgaacttgcatggtcgagtgacagctaattaatcaaccagtatagtttaattaaataaaatgacaaaatcataatgtttttattattggtgtcgttaaacaaactccACAACTCCATACATACAGTAAtaacgcacgcgcgcgcgcgcacacacacacacacacacacaccaaaaaaagaagtttgtttacaAATTCCTTTCTTATGACAGGTGACTGAGTCACTCTTTTTAACTCCTCACCAACCCCATTCAGAATTCCGGATCTTGTCTTTATGATGGCGTAATAATGCGCCCGAGCCACTTACTGTATGACCGTCTGACAAACGGCATGAAGCACGCACTTCTGTGACAGCTGAACCGTCGTACACGGGGTGATGTCTGGGTACGATTTCAGTGCTTTCTCTCTATGTATTACCTGAGCCATTATTTACTACATGGTTATTAGAAATATGAATAGCaggtttaataattatatatgtatgacgtcatatttagcagttatttagcagTTCCTTTCTAAAGATGAATAATTGAAATATGTAAAAGGATACTACCTTTGAATACTGTATGTACCTTTTTTAACACACTGAACCCCCTTAATAATGTAGCTGCCCTTTTTCGATCGTGCATCCACACCTGTACAGTAACGTTGATCATTATATTGTGCTGGGGTGAAGCGTGGGCTGCACCCGGTGGATTCAAATATGAACCCATCGGACCTGTTTGTCTACGTTTTACACGGACACCTATATGGATAGACTAATATTGCAGGCGAGCGTGTGAGAGTGGGGTTGTTTGTTGAAACCCCTCCCTGGTCCATcgaattttcttcttctttttttcttcatttttttaaatgatttttttcgtgggagcatgactcgacctaGTCCAAGGCGCACATTAAGTGAATATTTTCCATGCAATTTCTACGTCCGTTTCGGACTAGACCCGACCCTTCatcgccctcccccccccctcccctcccctcccaaaAAAACCTTCGCTCGCCAGTCCAGACCCTCCTTCTGCACAATTTCcttctgcacacgcgcctgtattgcatggttaaaaaaaaggttcagCCTCAGCCTACGCCTTTGTTGTGAAGAGTccttaaatataatatactcttcaaaaaaaagtaggggaacctgaaatattaatgttattatcaactattagaccgaacatacgttttgaccacagacatcctagtaaagaacgttcaggtttgtttaataacacaccGAAAGGCATTctatagtttgcacgtgcatcacgcagttgccccgtacacgtgcgtggggtatcattctcgattttgaccatttccaggaaggtcgattaatcactgtggaacattatttctgtcaatctttttcattctgttgatcatacagttgttgttgtttgttttgttattgtttgaatttgcaatttactgataaaaaaaacgtcaactttcaaatttcacttctgaccccaatcgttcttcaaaatctttggtggtcataaaacctactgtaatactgaactactggttgtaatgtttgcccaattaattcactattatccaTTCCCCACATATTGTGAGATAGCCTCAAACCGAATCTTACTTTGACAGTCTCCAAACATCTGCGTCATTATGACGACGGCTTTCTGGAACGCGCGCTCGTAttgcattgtaaaaaaaaaaaaaaaaaaaaaaataataaacaaatattttagccTCCGCCTAGACCATGTTGTGAAGGGTCTTTAACTTTATTGTGAATAGCCTCAAACCTAATCTTATTATTCTTACTTTGACAGTGTCCAAACTTCTGCGTTCTTATGACGACGGCTTTCTGGCAGGACACTTTCTGCATGTGGCAGTAGCTGGGGTACGTAACGTTGTCCGAGCCGCACACGCTGATGCCGCCGCCAGCCGCCTGTTCACTGCGGCATTCGAACAGACAGTTGGCGCACTGCGGCAGTCCATTCCGCTCGTTGACGATGCACTTGTAGCTGTACGGGCAGGGGATGCTGTCACACGAGGCATTGGCTGCAAACGAAAGGGatgtatgtttaaatttaaagtcgcagaccctagtttcaactatTGGTAATGAACACATGCaagtttgattaatctacaaacctgtaatacctTCGGATAAAGTTAAATTAAAGTAAGattctgtgacgttgaaacacaaaaataccatctaaaatagactagagctcgtctacATAACCGTTACTCCTCAGAGGTACGTGCCTGtttagaattatcaaaaaaaaagtatttcgtAGTTGTGGAAAAAGACTAGGAAGGCAAGAAAGACTTCgtatgtacggaaatggatgcTCTAttcaatacaatctaagtaaggTTTGATTTCAATGATCGAACACGTGGGTGAAGTAGGGCATCTGCATATGTATTTGTGGGGATGCATAATTTACTTTCACATTTGGGAACCATTGCCGTCTGGCCTTCCACTCCCCGATGTTGATACCAAGGACGGCAAGTGCCGTAGCTGCGACATGAATTGTCATAGTCCATCGAATACATATTACTGCCGTCCGTTGAAGGAAtagtttggtttttaattttgtgttcaCTTGTTATAAACATTACTGCATTAAAGTTGCTATAGACAGTcacaaaattgccgtcggtaaGCATTTTGTATATGGTAAAAACCTTTCATAATTATCGTAGGGAACAAATTCttaaattcataataatgttgggtgggttttttttctcgacacattactgaaacaaacaatattcGCTATAGCCACACaggtttaatatatatatatatatatatatatatatatatatatatatatatatcaaatatatgtttatatatatgtatatgtataaaaccAGTAAGGGAATTgtttatattcactttctcacaaacaggacagtgTATTCAAGAACtctgtaccagtcgtggaacctGAGTCAGTCAAGGACGATAATTCAAGCCATCGAACCGCTCTATCACTGAGTCATTGGCGTAGACGGTATTTTATAAGTCGTGTTACTGGGCGACAGACACTGATCTACATTGGAAGAGAGTATTAATTTACCTCTGCAAATACCGCTATAAGCGATCCTGATTGCTCTCCCTTTCTTACAGATGGCAGCCACCAGGTGGCAGTAGCTGTTGTACGTGACAGAGTCCTCCCCGCAGATGTAGTTTTCCTTCGCCATGTCGCAGTTGATGTTACAGTGGACGCAGTGAGGCAGTCGGTTCTGGTCTTCCAGGCAGACTTTGTTCTTGAGGAAACATTTGACGTGCTCGCAGGACCCTGAAAGTGGAATAGGATTGTGATCATTGTGCTTGTTACTTCACATTCGATACTATCGCATCAGATCGGATCAGATTGTATCGCATCGCATCGCATAACATCGCATCGCCCTTAATCGCATCTCAGACATGTTCAGGAGTACGAGGCTGGTTTCTTGTGTGCCTATTAAACGTACGTGATGTGATAGAATTCGACGATGCCAGTTaaattgttcgcgagcgctctGTCTCCTGAACACGCGACAGATATATAGTTGATGATGGTCATGTCAGTAGCGCACCTAACGTGAGAGCATGTGGGAGTGGGTTTCTTGCTACAAGTTTTATGCCATTGCCCTTGAGACGATAATGCAGTTTATctataacataaaaaatcaatatttatcccgttttacaattatattttatcgatcagtgggtttttttactccCCATTTAACTATTCTCTTGTTAATCTTTCCTTATATTATTCGCTATATAATATTTAAGGATACATTTTGTTAACCAGTATGATAAAGCACAATcgataaaatgcaattttactTTTCATAGAGCAAATTGCATTGTTCACTATGGATAATTATtgctgaaatatttttattgatcaACGTTTTCATAAACTATACCTAAAAATAAGTCACTTTTCTTgtttcaaaaacactttttttttctttttacatcaaaCAAGATAAACACTTTTAAGTGACCAGTACTGGAGgctgttttcatttcaacttatatccaattatggttcaagcacgttgcCCTAgccatacacctcagctatatggacTGTCCAGGTTAGTGATAAattcgctctaggtgggagccggtaccgggatgcgaacccattacctactagccttaagtccgatgatTCCGATGGCTTTATATTAACCACTCCACCACCGAGGCTAATATGCTAGTACCggatacagtttgttttatttaacgacaccactagagcacactgatctattaatcatcggctattggatgtcgaagatttcgtaattttgacatatagtcttagaaaggaaatctgctacagttttccattagtagcaatggatcttttatatgcaccatctcacagacaggatagtacatgccacggcctttggtataccagtcgttttgcacgggctggaacgagaaatagcccaatgggtccaccgacggggatcgatcccaaaccgaccgagtATCAAGCGACATCCCGCCCCTAGTACCAGGTATAGACTTACTTTTACACGTGCCCTGGTACGCTAGCCTGACGTCGGTGTTGTGTCTGCAGTTCTGTTTGAGGATGGAGCAGTAGTTTCGGTAACTTCGTCCGTCTGTGCCGCACACCGGACCGAGCAGTCGAAAAGGGCGGGAACACCTGGGTGAGCAGACGCATCTTGGCTGACCACGTCGCAGACGACACTTCCTGTGCGGGCCGCACACCACGTGGCGACATGTGGCtggaataaataaaagaaagttttgtttatttaacgacaacactagagcacattgatgtattaatcatcggctattggatgccaaatagttggtaattttaacctatagtcttcgagaggaaacccattacatttttcaattttttgtaAGGGATATTTTAGATGCGCCATCCAACAggtatgatagcacataccacggtctttgatttaccaaccgtggtgcactggctcgaacgattggctgaaataatttaattttgagcAACAACACACTTATCGCAACCAACTTCaacttgaaaaaataaattgatggaAGTGATTAATAGCTCCCTTAACTTAGATTATATGAAACCGTTTCAGATAcgaccatattgataccatttAAATTCGCATGCTAAGGGCAGCTATAATTACTGCCCAATCACAAATAGTATGCCTTATCTCTACACGGGACAGATACAAAGAGACGTTTTGACCTTGGAGTACTGCCATGTTCTTTGTCTATAGATGGACTGCCACGGACACTTCAGGGCGATACATGCTTCCTGTTCCACCTAcaggactactactactactactactactactactactactactactactactactactgttaaaACTAGTTCAACAATTTTAAACCTGCATTATAATGTAAAGTGAGAGGAGACAGCGAGATCacaatctcccccccccccctcaatacTGCACCTTAGGTAATCTGAATATGCCACCCACCCCTCCTGCCAACGTTCACGTTGCTAGAATCTTCTGATAATGTTTTACGtcattaaaagttgaaaattccTTCAAGCAAGACTTGAAAATTACCTTAAATATACTTAGATctttttgagagagagagagagagagagagagagagagagagagagagagagagagagagagagagagagagagagagagagagagagagagagagagagagagagagagagagcagggccgtaccctccggtgGGCAAGGGGGCATTTCCctccctgagaatctcaccttttttttttctccaggaaatagcatacacatctcaggatttaaattgtataatgtttcatttgtttataaaaagtagtgccactccaccaccacccccacccccaccccccaccccccaccccaccccacaactAGGGTTTTGATCAGAGTACGGCcctagacagacagactgacagacagagagtgagaCACCAATAAAGCGGCAAGGGTCATGTACACACTTTTCCAAAAACTAAACagttcataccacggcctatggaACACCAGATGTACGGCACCTGTTGGGGCGGGAAATAACAGACGAACAACTACTGAACATTAAGTGAAAACCGCTTACTGTGACACCTGTGACAGAGCGGAGCGCCGGAGCCCAGAGCCGCCCAGTAAAAAAGAGTTCCTATGGCAACATTCGAGTGTGGTGTCCAGGCAACCGTTGGGAGGGTGGTCTGGCAGCAAGACTCCCTGGTCGAGTTCAGAATGTACGCACGCGTACATCGGTTCACCTTGTTCACGGATAGCCAGCAAATCCCAGctgtaaaaaaattttaaataaataagtaaataaataataataataataataataatgcatagTAAATCCTGAGCATCTTGCTACAGTATGTCCATTCCATACCAttgccaatatatttttaaaaaataaagaattaaaaaaataattactttatttatttattttatttttttaatcttgctACATTATGCCCATTTCTTTCATGTACTTTTCCAACACAGGACAGCTGATACCACGGGTTCTCATAGAATTAATACTTTCATACTCGTATCTCTGCAGAGTCCAAAGGAATTATAGACAAGGTCGTGTCTGTTCCCATGAATCACCGTCAAATGTTTCGTACGTAGGACTGTCATTCCTCAAGATCATACACATCCCGTTTTGTATGTAGGAGGACCACTACTCCAGAATACCATGCACTCCCGCTTTGTATGTAGGAGGAATGCCACTCCAGATGACCATGCACTTCCATTTTGTCTGTTGGAGGATCGCCACTCCAGATGACCATACACTTCCGCTTTGTATGTAGGAAGAATGCCACTCCAGATGACCATGTACTTCCATTTTGTCTGttggaggaccgccactccagATGACCATAAACTCCCGCTTTGTATATAGGAGGAATGCCACTCCAGATGACTATGCACTTCCATTTTGTgtgtatgaggactgccacttcagATGACCATACACTCCCATTTTGTTTGTAAGAGGAATGCCACTCCAGATGGCCATGCACTTTGGTTTTGTCTGTAGGAGGATCGCCACTCCAAATAACTATACACTCCCATTTTCTTTGtaagaggaccgccactccagATGACCATGCACTTCCATTttgtctgtaggaggaccgccactccagATGACCATACATTTCCATTTTGTTTGCAAGAGGAATGCCACTCCAGATGACTATACACTTCCGTTTTCtctaggaggactgtcactcatCAAGACCGTACAGTTTTGGctataggaggactgtcactcatCAAGACCGTACAGTTTTGTCtctaggaggactgtcactcatCAAGACCGTACACTTCTCTTTATCTGTAGGTTTCACTCTATGGGATATACACTCACGTTTTGTCTGTacaaggactgccactccagatGGCCACATACTCCgttcgtctataggaggactgccactcctcaAGACCACTCATATCGTGTCTGTTCCGTGTTTGGGAGAGGTACTATTCTCAAGACTGGTTTGACAAAACGTAACCTGCACAAGACAGAACTGGTTGGATACTAGTACTTAGACGGCTGTGATAGCATGCTTTCATCAATCACTTTTACATTTGTCATATTAGGTGTTCGGATTAGCTAGGCATATTGTTACCCTTCAGCAACAAaggagagacacagagagagacaaagagagagagggggagagagaggaagaaAAATATTGTATATGATCATCAGTTTGGACAATGATGCACTGTTTATCAGTCGTGTAACTATAAAACCCTGTTCGCActccatccccaccccacccccaccaacaACTGCCTGAAGCCATCTTCCCAGGAACCCGaactaatgtttatagtagcctaaactagattttaccttcaaataatttcgtatatacaaaaacaaaatagctatTACAAAGTAAACTATATAAAAAGCGACTATTtaaaacattagcacacgaaggcaaacacattgaattataataatagatatacagtgCTAGTCGTCAAATAAgaaagggtgggatgtagcctagtggtaaagcgctagcttgatgtgcgatcggtcttggatcgatccctgtcggtgggcccattgggctatttctcgttccagccagtgcaccacgacaagactatatgtcaaaattaccaaatgtttaacatccaatagtcgattattaataaatcaatgtgctctagtggtattgttatacaaaacacacttcattttttaaataagaaataaatgcatttaaGTTGTAATTTTAGTCGAAAAAGGTTCTGTtggtcgaaaacatcttacaacggttgtacagagacagacagacagacagacagataaattctttatttacgtctcaccttgtgtacagattaaaataaaaataagagttca encodes:
- the LOC121380004 gene encoding follistatin-A-like, with the protein product MSHFRFSVPLIQWLSLLYLSAGWYKAQAGICWLSVNKVNRCTRAYILNSTRESCCQTTLPTVAWTPHSNVAIGTLFYWAALGSGAPLCHRCHTTCRHVVCGPHRKCRLRRGQPRCVCSPRCSRPFRLLGPVCGTDGRSYRNYCSILKQNCRHNTDVRLAYQGTCKRSCEHVKCFLKNKVCLEDQNRLPHCVHCNINCDMAKENYICGEDSVTYNSYCHLVAAICKKGRAIRIAYSGICRANASCDSIPCPYSYKCIVNERNGLPQCANCLFECRSEQAAGGGISVCGSDNVTYPSYCHMQKVSCQKAVVIRTQKFGHCQNKKPNEVAVTRHRKRPNRAKKAKWNLT